A genomic window from Phormidium ambiguum IAM M-71 includes:
- a CDS encoding four-carbon acid sugar kinase family protein, which translates to MSSKPKIIVLDDDPTGSQTVHSCLLLTRWDVDTLRLGLTDDSPIFFVLTNTRALTPEAAAQVTREVCHNLKIAIEAEKIQDFLVVSRSDSTLRGHYPVETDVIAEELGSFDAHFLVPAFFEGGRITIDSVHYLIVNGVPTPVHETEFAKDSVFAYHHSYLPMYVEEKTKGRIPANTVVRFLLKDIPNGSVERLMQLSGNQCCVVDGETQADLNKFAADILTAASQGKRFLFRSAASILTALAALPPQPIAAEDMAEYVREGKPGAVIVGSHVKKTTEQLEKLLQEPGIVGIEVDVSHLLDDDPPLPLDKGGESDSPLDKGGQRGVQRAALLEKTLQNVHNAHNEGKTPVVYTSRQELTFPDTETRLKFGVEVSTLLMDVVRGLPKDIGFLISKGGITSNDVLSTGLALTSARLLGQILAGCSMVRTPENHPQFPNLPVVLFPGNVGDADALATVYRRLSK; encoded by the coding sequence ATGTCCAGCAAACCGAAAATTATTGTCCTCGATGATGACCCCACTGGTTCGCAAACCGTCCACAGCTGTTTGTTGTTGACACGCTGGGATGTAGACACATTGCGACTGGGGTTAACAGACGACTCGCCAATCTTCTTTGTTTTAACCAACACTAGAGCACTCACACCCGAAGCAGCAGCGCAAGTCACGCGAGAAGTTTGCCACAACCTGAAAATTGCCATAGAAGCAGAAAAAATTCAAGATTTTCTCGTTGTCAGTCGTTCCGACTCCACCTTACGAGGACATTATCCCGTAGAAACGGACGTAATCGCCGAAGAACTGGGTTCTTTTGACGCACATTTTCTCGTTCCCGCATTTTTTGAGGGTGGTCGAATTACGATCGACAGCGTACACTATTTAATAGTTAACGGCGTACCAACCCCAGTGCATGAAACCGAATTTGCCAAAGATTCAGTTTTCGCCTATCATCACAGTTACTTGCCGATGTACGTCGAAGAAAAAACCAAAGGCAGAATTCCCGCAAACACGGTAGTTAGATTTCTCTTAAAAGACATTCCCAACGGAAGTGTAGAACGACTAATGCAACTTTCAGGAAATCAATGTTGCGTTGTCGATGGGGAAACTCAAGCTGATTTAAACAAGTTCGCCGCCGATATTCTCACCGCTGCAAGTCAAGGGAAACGTTTTCTCTTTCGCAGTGCTGCCAGCATTTTAACAGCTTTAGCTGCTTTGCCTCCGCAACCGATCGCCGCTGAAGATATGGCAGAATATGTGCGAGAAGGGAAACCAGGCGCAGTAATAGTTGGTTCCCATGTGAAAAAGACTACCGAACAATTGGAAAAACTCTTGCAAGAACCCGGTATTGTAGGAATTGAAGTAGATGTTTCTCATTTGTTGGATGATGACCCCCCCCTACCCCTTGATAAAGGGGGGGAAAGTGATTCCCCCCTTGATAAGGGGGGACAAAGGGGGGTGCAACGTGCAGCTTTGTTAGAAAAGACATTGCAAAACGTCCATAATGCTCATAATGAAGGCAAAACTCCCGTAGTTTACACCAGTCGTCAAGAACTCACTTTTCCCGATACCGAAACTCGGTTAAAGTTTGGCGTGGAAGTTTCGACATTATTAATGGATGTAGTGCGAGGTTTACCTAAAGATATTGGTTTTTTAATCAGTAAAGGTGGGATTACCTCAAACGATGTTTTGAGTACAGGTTTAGCTTTAACTTCAGCAAGATTGTTAGGGCAAATTTTAGCAGGTTGTTCAATGGTAAGAACACCTGAAAATCATCCACAATTTCCTAATTTACCAGTAGTTTTGTTCCCCGGAAATGTAGGAGATGCTGATGCTTTAGCAACGGTTTATCGCCGATTATCCAAATAA